The nucleotide sequence GGAAGACAAAGCGTGGCCGAAGTGAAGGAAGGCCCATCCTTTGTTTATTGAAACTCCGCACTAATTGCCGGCCAACTTTTCCCAACTGAATCGACCCTAAAGTAACCTTTCTGTACATAAAAGTTAATTGGACAGTAGATATGCTTCTCGGTTTGTTTTGGTTATCTTAATCTAACTTTCCAGATCTCTTGAGAATGAActttagattttttaaaattttaatggtatttgcattaaaatatcatTATGTAATCATTTAAAAGCCTTTATTTCATctgaaattaatatttaatattaaaactCGATAAAGTTCTGaaagttatttttaaacaacAAGTAAACTTATCTGTTACTAAAAGTTTTCATCTTTTTCAAGAGTACATAATGAGAAGTAGGGCATTACAGCGTCGTAAGAGCACTTAAAATTCTTCTTTGTTGGTGCAATTCTGACCAACTGGTAGCCAACGCCACTGCGATGATTGCTTCTGCCTGTGAACCGCCGCGGGGAATGACTCAGCAGCACCAACCGCTGACCCCTTCTCCGTGTTCCTCTTTCCGTGTCACATTTCACAATTAATTGGTCATATCTAATCTGGGTTTCCCTTTCGTTAGGTGTCGCGTCGCTACAAGCATTTCGACTGGCTGCACGAACGTTTGGTGGACAAGTTCTGCCTTATTCCAGTCCCACCGCTACCGGACAAGCAGATCTCCGGCCGCTATGAAGAGCAATTCGTGGAACATCGGCGGGTGCAGCTGCAGGAGTTCGTCGACTGGGTGTGCCGTCATCCGGTGATCTCCAAATGTGAGGTCTGGTACCATTTCCTGACCTGTCGCGACGAGAAGATCTGGAAGTCCGGCAAGCGCAAGGCGGAACGCGATCCCTACATGGGCGTCAACTATTGTTTGGCCATCTCGCCGCCGGACAAGAATCTGCTGCACTCCAAGGTGGACGCCCAGTTGGAGCTGGGCACACAGTTCATCCACAGCATGGACGTGGCCGTGCGCAACCTGAACAATATTTCCAACGACATGGCCAAGCGCTCCATGACGCAGAGTAAAAAGGAGTTCCAGCGTATCGGCGACGGACTTTCCGACCTGGCCAAGGCGTTGGCCATTGACGAACGGCGTGCGCCCACCCGGAACGCGGTTCCGCTGTCCGAGAGCGTCGGCCGCATCGGTGGCATCTTTATCGGTATTGGCCAGAACTTTGGCGAACAGCCAAAGCAGGATTGGATCCCCCTCTCGGATCGACTGCATATCTACAGGTGAGTTGGCCTCGCAAAATGTGATGGGAAGCAGAGTTAGGAACTTTCATTGATTCGTAATTGGATAGAAGACATCAAAACGATATTTATAGTTTCGATTATGACTAATTTTGTTTACCTTTTATGAACATGTACAGATGTTCGTAATCAAGTTGCAAAAGCAATTGAAGATAATTGGGATTACTCACAattacaaaagcaaataaaaataattattttaaatattaaatgtaaaatgaATGCATTGGGTTTTTTACACCTTTTATTGTAAGCAAACGAATTGTTATTGTTTAAATTGTTTACCTTTAGGCAGTAAACACTTTATTCTAGAAATCACTATGGTTCTTTGGTAAACGCCCAAGAGCCACTTGTTTAATTAAACGTATACTTTCGCCAGAAAAATCGATTAGTTGCCAATAGTTTATTTTAGATTCTTTTTTCTTAAGTATGTTGACCTTTATCGGCGTACGAATTTGAGTTCTGTCTTCTTGAGAATGAAGTAACTTTCCATCTATATTTGGTATACAGAATAATCTAGAAGCCATTAACTAATTTCTATTTTTGTCTTTTCAAAAGGGGCGTTCTTAACTGCTTTCCGGACATCTTCTCCACGCACAAGGGTGCCATACAGAAGCGCAAGGAATGCGAGCGATTGGCCGGCGAGGGCAGGATGAACAATCCCCAGCTGCACGACGTCAACCGGCGCACGGATGTCGTCTCCTACACGGTTCTGGCCGAGCTGACCCACTTTAAGAGCGAACGGGATACGCATTTGAAGCACACGCTAAAGAACTTCATTGCCGAACAGATTAAGTTCTATCAGGGCGTGGTGGCGCGTCTGCAGGAGGCCAGCCGCCAGATCGAGTAGATGGGGCCCCTTGAAATATCGCTGGAGATCGGCTGGGAGCACAAAGAAACAAAGAAACCATACCGGGCACACACTTCCACAGAAAACACACAGATATAGCTGAAAACATTCGCACGCGCGCATTTCAAATGCCTTAGAAAGGAACTCTTATTTTAAGCGTGGTTCTAACTAAATGTTAAACGAGAAAATAATGTTTGTTTGTAAGTGAAAAGTTGCGTATTTATACAGAAATTAACTTTTATATGCCTATTATACACACTGAACTTGAAAAgcaaatataaatttatttatacataAGCACTTGTGTGTCGTCCCTGAATTATCTGAATAGATAAAAGCACCCAAAGTAAAAGTCGGTTGCATTTTGCTATTCTGTTGCCTTTATCAGCGAAATTCTCTAAAAGGGTTCTCtttatttttccatttttcattttcatgATCATGCTTTTTGCTTTGCCATTTTCGCGTTAATAAGTTTTGTGATTCTtgtgttttggttttttgtatctagaaCATAAATGTTAGATTGCACATGTTAGGgatttccattttcatttccatcGTGTTCATAAATAATCAGGCGTAATAActagtaaaaacaaaaaagaaaacacatTTCGGAATGAATACAAAATTGGTTGTTTGCCTTTTAGCGCTGCggtttttgtttgttgtttttttggtAAGGAGGGTCCGAGGATTGTCCTGGCGATAGGTCGGATAGTCGGGATAATGGGATCTTGGGATGGGGATCGGTTTCGGGTTCGGGTGGGGATCACTAAGTGTAATACATCTAGATAAAAACGCTATGTACAGACACACGagttaataataataatataacgCAGCTtgagataataataataatagatTTTGGTTAACAATAATACAATAATTAGGTTTTTTTCATTTGCCTTCAGCTTTCTCGTCGCTCTACTACATTACTTTTTTGTTCACTtatcgtgttttttttatcgttttcatctttgttttttctttttttgttaacaAACTACCAATAACAAATTTTTACTAATtcaatttaagtttttttgttttctgttttttttcttttcatccttgtttttgttgtttataaattattgttgttgctttccgGTTaccttgttgttgttgctgttccTGTGTATTAAATTAAAGGAAAATCATGGTTTATCCTTTACCAATTCCTGGCGGTAAAACGGCCTATACGATGCCTCTAAATATATAGTTATTATTACACGTATGTGTTATATATGCCTATATGTTTATGTTAATATGCAAGTGATTTCGATCCGGTTGAATGAACCGTGAACCCAGTGGACTCTAGCCGTAGTCCCCGCCAAAGCGTCCGTGCTTATTGCTCCCGTTGCTGTTTTGGaccgccgccgctgccgccgccgcctgGGCGGCCTTCTCCGCCAGCAGCGCCGCCTTCTGTTGCATGTAGGGATTGAAGTGTTGCATGTACATGGAGGCAGCTGCCGCCGCCGCATAGTTGTTGGCATAGTTGTTGCTCctttggttgttgttgctgccgttgttgccgctccactgttgctgctgctgctgctggagttgcttgtgctgctgctgctgctgctgttggtgttgctgttgctgctgatgttgctgctgttggtgttgctggtgttgctgctgctggtgctgctgctgctgttggtgctgctgctgctgttgctgctgctgccagTAGCTTTGCTCCGACATGTAGTTGGCTTCGCCTTCCTTCTGATACAGATAAGAATTCAGCAGTGATTCTCGTGCTGCGGCGGCGGCCGCCATCTGATTGTTCTGGAACATATTCTCCATGGCCGCCGCCGTAGGATAACAAAATTTATTGCTACTATTGTTGCTGTGGTTTTGATTGTTGGTTGCTGGAAGCTGtggttgctgttgctgctgctgttgctgcttaGCGGAGGCATGATAGTTGCTGTAgtcctgctgctgttgctgctgctgctgctgctgctcctcgtAGCTGGCCGTCCTTGTTCCCGTCGCAGGTGCTGGCTCCTTTTGAGCCCGGCTTGACTGTCATTCGCCAGAGGCCGTCACCGTGGTCCACTGCCAGGGGCTGTTGTAGCCCTGTTTGGGATTGCTGAAAGAGAAGGCAGTTGAAATTAGTACGGGCTCTTACTTAAAGGCCTCTCTAAAGACTTCATATacatatacaattttttaacagccctcttaacattttataaacCCAGggcaaaaaataatttaattatctATAGGAGGTTGTAAAGATCATTCGATCTTATGATCACAGTGTGACTCATATGATTCTAAGAATAATAAATAGAGACTTAAAGGGAAAACACGCCTGAGTAATTTTAAAAGACAGACTTTGCGATTAAAAAACATGTAATAATGaaaattgaataaataaaaagccTGTAGATACATCTAATATCTAATATTGAGGTATTCTTTATAAAATTGCTCACCTTCCGAAAAGAGGATGCCACAGCGCAGAGTTGGCATCCATTCCGGCTGCCGCCGCCGCATCCGctagatgttgctgctgctgctgttgctgctggacATCCTGGGCGAGCATGTTGCCCCGCTTCCGTTGCTGCTGGGAGCCGGCGGCTGGGTGCATTTGCTGTTTGGCCTGCTCCAGAGGATTATAGGTGACGCAGGCTTTGCTAGAGCGTAGGGTGCGTCCCGTTCCTGCGTCACCCTTGGCCTGATCTGGCATGGCCTTGTGCATGGAAGGACGCCCTCGCATTCCGTCGAAGGGCACGTTGAGAAGGGGTACCACATTCGCCTCGGGTTCCAGCAGGTTCGAGAGCGATTTGATGGTCAGTCTGGGTTTGTGCTCCGCCGGCGCTGGTGCCGCAGGCGTAGTGGTGGCCACCGGGGCAGGCGCAACGGCGGGTGGAACAGCAGATGTACTTGGAACACCGGAAGCAGGCTTGGATTTGGTCAGATTGCCAATGGTCTCCGTTTCGGTTTCCCTTCTTGGTCGCTTGTGCtcctgatgatgatgatgtgaGGAGGCAGCGGCAGAGGATAAGGAAGATGAGGCCTCCTTGGCTGCCTCCCAGTTGAGGAACTGCGGCAATTGCGGCTGCAGCAGCTTTTGCATGAGGGCCAGCTCTACGGGATTGGTGAAGCCATTAAAAGCATTCGATCCGCTCGCTGTACTTTGGGTAGGTGGTGGAGGCACTGCCACCGGAGGAGGCACTGGAGTGGGCACCTTGGGCTGCGGCTGCTCCTCCGCTGGCTTTTGTTTCATACACTGCTTGTACAGCTCGTCCAGATGCTGAAGGCCAAACTGGCTGTTGTACAGAGGCAGCAGATTGCTCATGAACTTCCTTTGCAGTCCCAGCGGATCTTTGATGGTCTTGAAGAGCTCCTGTGACAACTGGCCAAAGTAGGGTAGCCACAGCATCTGTTGGAGCAGCGCCAGCGTAGTGGCATTCAGATCCGTGGAAAGACTGGAATCCGCCGGCGAGGGCAGTGTGGGCGCCACCGGAGCAGCTGGCGGCGGATTGGGTTGAACAAGCACTGGTTTGGGCTGTGTCTGCTTTGGACTGGGACTCCTCGGTTTGCTTGGCACCACGATCACTGGATCCGGGTCTTTCGTCACCTTGTTCGCCTGCTCCGATTCCGTTTTAAGGATGGCCTCCAGCTGCTCCATGGTCACGACCAAAATATTGGGATTCTGGATGATCTCCGGATAGGCAAAGGCCTCGGGAAGACGTAATTCCGGCCTGGTCGTTAGCAGCAATGGAATCTCTCGGGCCGGAGAGGCCAGCACCGCTCCTAGGCGATCCTTTGGCACGAGTATCGGGTCTGGGACCTTCCACTGCggattgctgatcagcatctTCAGTTGGGTGAGTGCGTCGGGATCCTTGTCCATCTTGATGCTGGCCTTGGGACGCTTCTTTAGCGGCTGACTggactcctcctcctcctcgtcgtcGATGACGACCGTTTCGAGTTTACCATCCCGGCCAGCTTTGCCCAGATCCATGGGCTCCGCCTGTTGGGGATTGTTGTTCAGCTTAAGGAACTGCTCTAGTATGAGATTTTTAATGGTTTCCGAGGTTGTCTCCACCTCGGCAGGTATGGAGTTGGCCGGCACCTGGAGATCCCGATCCGGGGACTTGAGTATATCCGAACTGGAGGTCACCGCACACTGACTCCGCGACTCGGATGGGGGACACACCTCCTCGCGCTTCTTGTAGCTCAGATCCTTGGGCGTCTCATCGACTCCGGAGGATTTATCCTTCTCCTTCTCGGGCGTGGGTGTGGGCGTAGGCGTTTGGGTCAGTTCAACGGTCGCCGGAGTGGGCGGTTGGGGCTCCGGCTCGGTGGCCACCGCTTCCTGTTGCTTCTCAAAGGCCTCGATTCCCAGGAAGAGCTCTCCGTTAAGGCCCTCAATCTCACCGGCTTCATTGAAGGACAGACACTTGGGCGCATCGTCGTTGTCCATGTTGAGAATGCTGGGCAGGTCCTTGTCGAGATCGGGCACACAGAAGGAACTCAGTTCGTCGCCGGAAGATGAGGAGTTTTGCGGATTGTTCCCGCTGCCAGTGCTTGCCTCCTGGACGAGATTATCCTCGCAGCTGCGCTTGACCAGCGAGTCGAGCAGATCTGCTCCACTGCTGCCATTGTCACTGCTGCAATTCTGCAGCAGATCATCGGCATCGTCCAGCAGATCCTTCAGATTCTTGGTATTGGCATCGAAACACTCCACCGGATCGTTTCCACTCAGTGGCttgtcctcctcctcctccacctgCAGGACATCCTCCTCGGGGAGCTGGACCAGGGCAAGATCTCCTTTGGGCAAAAACAGACCCGTCTTGGGACACAGCTGCATTTGCAGCGGCGAGGGCGTGGAGCTCTGATATGTGGGCGTATTGGTCTTGGTGGCCTTGGTGGAGGCATTGGTCTCCTCGCTGTCCAGCAAACCATCGAAGCAGGGCGTGGGCGCCATCTCCGGCTCTGGGGCAGGCGGCATAACCACCACATCCTCGAGCACGGTGGTCAGGTGGCCATTCTGCTGCAATGCAGGATCCATTTCCTGCCCCTCctcctcgtcctcctcctcctcctcgatcTCGTCCGGCAATTGCGTGGCACTGTCATCCCAATCGTGAAGCAGAGACTGCCCCAAGTTGGGCAACTGCTGCTCCGCCTCTTCCTGCTCGCGTTCCTCTGCCTGTTCCAGCtcctgctgctgatgctggtgctcctcctcctcctccaatCGTTGCAGGTGCTGCTCTCGCTTGACCTTCATAAGTGGGGCGGCAGAGCCGTGGAAGAATTTGACTATCCTAGTTGAGGAAGCATCTGTACGCGGCATGGAGCGCCAGCCGTTCGTCGTCTTGGTCAGGCGTATCCTGTTCCGCTTGTCGTAATCCTCGCAGCGCACCTCCACGATGCGGGTATCGTCCTGTTTGACCCACAGGAAGATGGGATTGACGCTGGGCGTCGTGGGCGAGGTGGAGGGTGCAGAAACGGGCTGAGGATTCGGTAGGGGGGCAGGAGTTGCTGCTGACACCgccttctcctcctcctcctcctcaaCCGGAACACGTGGTGGAGCCTTGGGCTTGGGACTAATCCGCTTGGATGCCGCCACATTGGATGCAGTGGCTATGGGTGTGACTGTTGTTTTGGTTTCCAATTTCACGGCCGCCGTTCGCGGCAAGGGTTTGGCTGCTGGCGGCGGCTGGTGCTCCTCCAGCAGGACTGGATTGGGCGGGGCTATTAGCGGAGGGGGGATTAGGTGATTCAGTGCGGGAATGGGTGTGATAGTTGCTGGGGCAGCAGCCACCGGCGTTACTGCCTCCGGGCTGCACTTTGGTTCCGTTTTGATCTCGCGCAGCACATTCTTATTGATACGCGGCGTATTGGCCACCTTCAGGTGACCGAACTTTTGCTTGGCCCTGGTGGCCTTGCCCCGGGCGCCCTTCCCCCGGCGCCGGGTGGTCTGCTCCTCGAAGACCAGGAAGATATCACGGGCCACTCTCCGGCGCTCCGATTTCCGGTGGCAAACTGGCGGAGCCGCCTCCAGCTCCTGCTTGATGATGCCCtcattgttattgttgttgttattattgttattatttgcACTGGCCTCCGGTTCATCCTGGCTAGCAGCGCATTCACTTGGCCTGCAAGTGTTCCGGGGCATTTTACGGCCGTATCCCGTATCCGCTAGTGGTCCGTGGTCCGTAATCTCAGATCCCTGGTCATTTTGCCATCATCATCGCTATTGCTATACCACGCTCGTCGTATTGGGGctcttgtgtttttgtgttgtgttattttttttttgccactGCCCCCCGTATCCGGATTTTTCGCTCTCGCCACCCCCGCCCCCGGCCCAGTTCTGATTGGGAGCAGCGTTCTGATTGGACAGCGGCCCAGGTAAAAGCCTTCGCTCAGGGGCTTCTGTCTTCAGTCCGTTCGCATTGCCGCCGCACTTGTGCCGCTCCAGGGTTTCCAGTTCAGTTGGCCGTGCTACTGCATACAGTTTTAACTGCCGCTGCACTATGTGTTTTACGTTGACAAAATCAATGAATTCttgtatgtatatgtatacatacaaacatacatgTATACATATTCGATTGGACCCAGCGCGATAGCTGCGGCCGATAGAACGTGTCCTCGATAACCGCTAGTCGAATAGGCAAGTATCGATACTTCCGGTAATCGTTTTTAAAAAACGAGCgaaatctaaaaaattatagagaTAACGGCCAGTTCGCCTATCGATATGGTGGCCATCGACTTCGTAACGAACTTTCAAAAATTTCAAGAGAActgaaattgaaattaataataactaatataataaatatacataaataaatgtatgatataacatatataagcaaatactttaattttttaaagttacttACCATTTAGTCTCTCTTTAAAAATTAAGGCATTACAAACCCTTCTGGATTTATATTAGTTGTAACGAGGTAGATTTCTGTGATGATAAATAAAACtgttgaataaaaatattcatAGCTAGGAAAGCAATTGTAACACAAATAAAACATTAGAGCTTTTTTTAGGAATTCATTCATaacaataatataaaatataaactaaaaattaatttattctatacaaaaatttaaagcTTAGATATTAATATTGaataaaatattcattttattaGAGAAGTATATACAAGAGTTCAAAGTTCGATGGTATAAATACGTTTGAAAAATCAATTGGGGTCACCAGTTGCATTGTTTTTTCCATTTTGTTTATTTGGAACTGCACTGTTGTTAAGAGCAACGGACAAATCAATCAATAGTGGCCAATCCCAATTGATTTGTGCATGGGCCAGGATGCAGAAATCGGGCTCCGACGAGGGAGCCTCCTCGGCTGGCCAGCCGGAGGAAACGCCACCGGCTCCCGCCCAGAAATCCATCGATTCGGGGAATGGCGCCGAGTTTCAAATCAGTTTGAACGAGTTcctagagtttttgaaacTGTCCTGTCATGTGAACGATATGATAGCGAAGGCTACTTCCGACATGGGGAAACCACACACTAGGGAGCCGGTGCCGCCGATGGAGGGCAATGCTCCTCCAAACGCAACCAAGAGGAATTCCAAAAAGGATGAGTTCGACTTTGCCCAACTGGCGGATAATCCGCTGGTCAACTCACTGCTGGGACTACGACGTCCCACCCGGACTTCCAGTATTCGCCACACGGACGAGAGTCGTTTGCTGCAGGAGGCGAAATCCAGTGTCCTGCGTTCGGGACATAGTCACCAAAGCCGCCCATCCCGTCTAGAGTCCACCTATCGAGGAttgcatcccaaactgggcgAGCGACTGGATGCGGTCATCAATGAGGGTGTCCTGGATTCGGTGTTGGCCTTCATTTGCCCAGTTCCCTTGCCCACACAGCTGCAGAATGGCAAGAATAAACCCAAGCAGCTCCAGCCACCCAAGGAGCTTCCCACCCCGACATCGCCCACTCccacttcgaatttaattccCCCGGCGGCTCCTCTTCCCCCTGGAATATCCAAATCCTTAATGGAGCTGGGCCACTCACATGGATCCCTACCGGCAGCTACTCCTTCGGCTCCTTGCTTGCAGCAGTCTCATCACGGAGGAGATGCACTGCATCCGGATCAAGCCACCAATAGTATGATGCGGGCAATGATCAAGGAGCCAATTCCCAAGCCAGTTGGTTTGAACGCTGGCAGACGCAAATCTCTGCTGCTGGTTAAGGACAGCAAGCATGCTAGACAGGAGAGAAAGGAGTAAGTATCTTAGATCTTTAGACAACAATTTTTTTGGTAATCATccttttataaaatatttttttttctacatatatttaattttattaaacgTTAAACGAGTGGCTCATTTGAACATTACATTCTTTAAAAAAGGTTGTTAGTGTTCTAAAGAAGTTGCGGCACATTTACTTCCCATCCGCAGTCCGCTCCTAAAGAATTCACGGTTAATATTTTATCACCCTCGGGTGATACACATTTATGTGAAAAAGTCCTTAATAGAAATTCGTGAATCAATTTAAATTGATACATTATTTTTCCCTTGTCTTATTTTTTATGCCAGACCGGAAGTGGTGATCCACGTCTGCGACGAGGTGAAGAACACCTCGAAGGACTTCACCTGTCCGCAACACCTCCTGGTGACCAAAATGGGCTACTTTGCGGACGTGACTGCGGGTCAAAGGTTGGAGGAGATGGACATTTCGGTGCACTGCGACATTCTCATCTTCGACTGGCTGATGAAGTGGATCAAGCACAGTGCCCAGAGCCAGGATCTTCCAGTTCCCAACCAGAGCCCGGGTCCCCAGTTGGATGGCAATAATGTTGTGCCCATTTTGGTGTCCGCCAGTTTTCTGCAGATGGAACCTCTGCTCCTCGAGTGCTTGGCCTTCTGTCATGCCCATCTCAGCGAGGTGGTCCGCACATCCACGAATCTCTCGTGCCTCAATGATGCTCTGGTCACCCGACTGGCGGCCATGTTCACCAATCTGGAGCTGGAGATGGTGAGGGATAAGAAGGAAAGAGTGACGCCTCGTCTGTGGACCAAGTTGATTCAGTCCCTCAGCGAACCAGATCCGGAAGCCCTGAGGGGTCACTTCTACAGCATGTCGGGATTGTTTCGATGCTCGCGATGCTTTAATTGCGTGACCAACACCATGAAATCCTATGTGAGCTGCGTGCCCAGCAATATTCGGCTGAATCGCTGGGGCCAACTGATGAGCCACCATGTGCGGGATACCAACTGGGATCTAAGCGTGTACATTGTTCAGCTGTTCAAGGAGCTCAAGTCCTGGAGGAAGGTATACTGGAAGTTGTGGGGTCACTGCCACTATCTCTACTGCTGCACTTGCGAGGCTCACTTTCCGGT is from Drosophila suzukii chromosome 3, CBGP_Dsuzu_IsoJpt1.0, whole genome shotgun sequence and encodes:
- the SH3PX1 gene encoding sorting nexin lst-4; its protein translation is MTSYVRAMYDFSGEPGSSELSIATGDVLSVTRSDVGEGWWEGKNARGQIGLFPAAYVEVMSAAEAQKLSASGATSVPQVPDPFASPPLPRYDQTADDDGSNWDDEDDWSDDNETYSEIGPGGQKSAGQAARAGGLSHSTSDYDNKHLPIAPSDDTQSLASVAGGTGSAGTVKKGMFAKSSDSYILGLSSTKEKIPECEMAYITQVEDSIYQWTQNHSPYSVVVASPKKESKFKGMKTFIAYQLTPSFNNISVSRRYKHFDWLHERLVDKFCLIPVPPLPDKQISGRYEEQFVEHRRVQLQEFVDWVCRHPVISKCEVWYHFLTCRDEKIWKSGKRKAERDPYMGVNYCLAISPPDKNLLHSKVDAQLELGTQFIHSMDVAVRNLNNISNDMAKRSMTQSKKEFQRIGDGLSDLAKALAIDERRAPTRNAVPLSESVGRIGGIFIGIGQNFGEQPKQDWIPLSDRLHIYRGVLNCFPDIFSTHKGAIQKRKECERLAGEGRMNNPQLHDVNRRTDVVSYTVLAELTHFKSERDTHLKHTLKNFIAEQIKFYQGVVARLQEASRQIE
- the LOC108013360 gene encoding nascent polypeptide-associated complex subunit alpha, muscle-specific form, whose product is MPRNTCRPSECAASQDEPEASANNNNNNNNNNNEGIIKQELEAAPPVCHRKSERRRVARDIFLVFEEQTTRRRGKGARGKATRAKQKFGHLKVANTPRINKNVLREIKTEPKCSPEAVTPVAAAPATITPIPALNHLIPPPLIAPPNPVLLEEHQPPPAAKPLPRTAAVKLETKTTVTPIATASNVAASKRISPKPKAPPRVPVEEEEEEKAVSAATPAPLPNPQPVSAPSTSPTTPSVNPIFLWVKQDDTRIVEVRCEDYDKRNRIRLTKTTNGWRSMPRTDASSTRIVKFFHGSAAPLMKVKREQHLQRLEEEEEHQHQQQELEQAEEREQEEAEQQLPNLGQSLLHDWDDSATQLPDEIEEEEEDEEEGQEMDPALQQNGHLTTVLEDVVVMPPAPEPEMAPTPCFDGLLDSEETNASTKATKTNTPTYQSSTPSPLQMQLCPKTGLFLPKGDLALVQLPEEDVLQVEEEEDKPLSGNDPVECFDANTKNLKDLLDDADDLLQNCSSDNGSSGADLLDSLVKRSCEDNLVQEASTGSGNNPQNSSSSGDELSSFCVPDLDKDLPSILNMDNDDAPKCLSFNEAGEIEGLNGELFLGIEAFEKQQEAVATEPEPQPPTPATVELTQTPTPTPTPEKEKDKSSGVDETPKDLSYKKREEVCPPSESRSQCAVTSSSDILKSPDRDLQVPANSIPAEVETTSETIKNLILEQFLKLNNNPQQAEPMDLGKAGRDGKLETVVIDDEEEEESSQPLKKRPKASIKMDKDPDALTQLKMLISNPQWKVPDPILVPKDRLGAVLASPAREIPLLLTTRPELRLPEAFAYPEIIQNPNILVVTMEQLEAILKTESEQANKVTKDPDPVIVVPSKPRSPSPKQTQPKPVLVQPNPPPAAPVAPTLPSPADSSLSTDLNATTLALLQQMLWLPYFGQLSQELFKTIKDPLGLQRKFMSNLLPLYNSQFGLQHLDELYKQCMKQKPAEEQPQPKVPTPVPPPVAVPPPPTQSTASGSNAFNGFTNPVELALMQKLLQPQLPQFLNWEAAKEASSSLSSAAASSHHHHQEHKRPRRETETETIGNLTKSKPASGVPSTSAVPPAVAPAPVATTTPAAPAPAEHKPRLTIKSLSNLLEPEANVVPLLNVPFDGMRGRPSMHKAMPDQAKGDAGTGRTLRSSKACVTYNPLEQAKQQMHPAAGSQQQRKRGNMLAQDVQQQQQQQQHLADAAAAAGMDANSALWHPLFGSNPKQGYNSPWQWTTVTASGE
- the LOC108012493 gene encoding SANT and BTB domain regulator of class switch recombination, with amino-acid sequence MQKSGSDEGASSAGQPEETPPAPAQKSIDSGNGAEFQISLNEFLEFLKLSCHVNDMIAKATSDMGKPHTREPVPPMEGNAPPNATKRNSKKDEFDFAQLADNPLVNSLLGLRRPTRTSSIRHTDESRLLQEAKSSVLRSGHSHQSRPSRLESTYRGLHPKLGERLDAVINEGVLDSVLAFICPVPLPTQLQNGKNKPKQLQPPKELPTPTSPTPTSNLIPPAAPLPPGISKSLMELGHSHGSLPAATPSAPCLQQSHHGGDALHPDQATNSMMRAMIKEPIPKPVGLNAGRRKSLLLVKDSKHARQERKEPEVVIHVCDEVKNTSKDFTCPQHLLVTKMGYFADVTAGQRLEEMDISVHCDILIFDWLMKWIKHSAQSQDLPVPNQSPGPQLDGNNVVPILVSASFLQMEPLLLECLAFCHAHLSEVVRTSTNLSCLNDALVTRLAAMFTNLELEMVRDKKERVTPRLWTKLIQSLSEPDPEALRGHFYSMSGLFRCSRCFNCVTNTMKSYVSCVPSNIRLNRWGQLMSHHVRDTNWDLSVYIVQLFKELKSWRKVYWKLWGHCHYLYCCTCEAHFPVYQMHWCRFHPETPNFLGPVGNAGPAGRFSCCGQQAFRYETLPGPNGCQFREHSVLVETDRERAILAIAQLVGENYALCEQPPLRIQELAAAGEISPSWQGISLTPQRCRQGLLPQLCMDSVLKRVTNHRVSRRMRGSRYQMDTSTDSETTSTSEDDARCLRPRMRNVRDDDEDYSSSSDGCESEHRPPPRKTRGKKSRKRPTDVSGRFWSGELSARSNQDHQRDFEEKIMKQVANYVTKKTGTDQCLVQNAQPLGGSYVRLESEWKEMLKQRHSHHNIQGPNATGLSLPQSSNTCLGSAITTGGSSVSVMSKQKHK